In the genome of Dermacentor andersoni chromosome 3, qqDerAnde1_hic_scaffold, whole genome shotgun sequence, one region contains:
- the LOC140216566 gene encoding uncharacterized protein yields the protein MEVLNRLSKAGLRIQGAKCQFFKESLEYLGHRIDATGIYPSKAKVEAIHKAPVPKNKKELQAFLGMVNFYNRFLKGRSEVAEVLYHLLDSESTWNWGEEQQLAF from the coding sequence ATGGAGGTTCTCAACAGACTGTCAAAAGCGGGACTGCGTATACAAGGCGCCAAGTGTCAGTTCTTCAAAGAGAGCCTGGAGTATTTGGGACACCGGATAGACGCCACCGGCATCTACCCATCAAAGGCTAAAGTCGAGGCGATTCACAAAGCACCTGTACcaaagaacaagaaggagctccAAGCTTTTCTAGGTATGGTGAATTTCTACAATCGTTTCCTAAAGGGTCGGTCCGAAGTTGCAGAAGTGCTCTACCACCTACTGGACAGCGAGAGTACGTGGAACTGGGGTGAAGAACAGCAACTAGCTTTCTAA